From Pan paniscus chromosome 9, NHGRI_mPanPan1-v2.0_pri, whole genome shotgun sequence, the proteins below share one genomic window:
- the LOC100968825 gene encoding small ribosomal subunit protein uS5-like: protein MLDTMRITVYSIHVPLKTPDPPLLRENTKWRDAGAVGGPGGPGGPGMGNRGGFRGGFGSGIWGQGSGRGLGLGRGRRARGGKAEDKEWMPVTKLGRLVKDMKIKSLEEIYLFSLPIKESEIIDFFLGASLKDEILKIMPVQKQTRASQRTRFKAFVAVGDYNGHVGLGVKCSKVVATAIRGAIILAKLSIVPVRRGYWGNKIGKPHTIPCKVTGRCGSVLVRLIPAPRGTGIVSAPVPKKLLMMAGIDDCYTSDRGCTATLGDFTKATFDAISKTYSYLTPDLWKETVFTKSPYQEFTEHLVKTHTRVSVQRTQAPAVATT, encoded by the coding sequence ATGTTAGACACCATGCGAATCACTGTATACAGCATCCATGTTCCCTTAAAAACCCCAGATCCGCCTCTTCTCCGAGAAAACACCAAATGGCGTGACGCCGGTGCAGTTGGGGGGCCCGGAGGCCCTGGTGGCCCTGGGATGGGGAACCGCGGTGGCTTCCGCGGAGGTTTCGGCAGTGGCATCTGGGGCCAGGGTAGCGGCCGTGGACTGGGCCTGGGCCGGGGCCGCAGAGCTCGCGGAGGCAAGGCTGAGGATAAGGAGTGGATGCCCGTCACCAAGCTGGGCCGCTTGGTGAAAGACATGAAGATCAAGTCCCTGGAGGAGATCTATCTCTTCTCCCTGCCCATTAAGGAATCAGAGATCATTGACTTTTTCCTGGGGGCTTCTCTCAAGGATGAGATTTTGAAGATTATGCCAGTGCAGAAGCAGACCCGTGCCAGCCAGCGCACCAGGTTCAAGGCGTTTGTTGCTGTCGGGGACTACAATGGCCACGTCGGTCTGGGTGTTAAGTGCTCCAAAGTGGTGGCCACCGCCATCCGTGGGGCCATCATCCTGGCCAAGCTCTCTATTGTCCCCGTGCGCAGAGGCTACTGGGGGAACAAGATCGGCAAGCCTCACACCATCCCTTGCAAGGTGACAGGCCGCTGCGGCTCTGTGCTGGTGCGCCTCATCCCTGCACCCAGGGGCACTGGCATCGTCTCCGCACCTGTGCCCAAGAAGCTGCTCATGATGGCTGGTATCGATGACTGCTACACCTCAGACCGGGGCTGCACTGCCACCCTGGGCGACTTCACCAAGGCCACCTTTGATGCAATTTCTAAGACCTACAGCTACCTGACCCCTGACCTCTGGAAGGAGACTGTATTTACCAAGTCTCCCTATCAGGAATTCACTGAGCACCTCGTCAAGACCCACACCAGAGTCTCCGTGCAGCGGACCcaggctccagctgtggctacaaCATAG